A stretch of the Papaver somniferum cultivar HN1 chromosome 6, ASM357369v1, whole genome shotgun sequence genome encodes the following:
- the LOC113287807 gene encoding 60S ribosomal protein L8-1: MGRVIRAQRKGAGSVFKSHTHHRKGPARFRSLDFGERNGYLKGVVTEIIHDPGRGAPLARVTFRHPFRYKHQKELFVAAEGMYTGQFLYCGKKANLMVGNVLPLRSIPEGAVVCNVEHHVGDRGTLARASGDYAIVISHNPDNGTSRIKLPSGAKKIVPSGCRAMIGQVAGGGRTEKPMLKAGNAYHKYRVKRNSWPKVRGVAMNPVEHPHGGGNHQHIGHASTVRRDAPPGQKVGLIAARRTGRLRGQAAATAAKADKA, encoded by the exons atgggTAGAGTTATCAGAGCTCAACGTAAGGGAGCTGGATCTGTATTCAAGTCCCATACTCATCATCGTAAGGGACCTGCAAGATTCAGGAGTTTAGATTTTGGTGAAAGAAATGGTTACTTGAAAGGTGTAGTTACTGAAATCATTCATGATCCAGGACGTGGTGCACCGTTAGCCAGAGTTACTTTCCGTCATCCATTTAGGTACAAGCATCAGAAAGAGTTGTTTGTTGCAGCTGAGGGTATGTATACTGGTCAGTTTTTGTACTGTGGGAAGAAAGCTAATCTGATGGTTGGTAATGTTTTGCCATTGAGATCAATTCCTGAAGGAGCTGTTGTTTGCAATGTTGAACATCATGTTGGTGATAGAGGTACTTTGGCTAGAGCTTCTGGTGATTATGCTATTGTTATCAGTCACAACCCTGATAACGGAACCTCAAG AATCAAGCTTCCTTCTGGTGCCAAGAAGATTGTACCAAGTGGCTGCCGTGCTATGATTGGCCAAGTTGCTGGTGGAGGTAGGACTGAGAAGCCCATGTTGAAGGCAGGAAATGCATACCACAAGTACAGAGTGAAGAGAAACAGCTGGCCTAAGGTTCGTGGTGTGGCTATGAATCCAGTCGAGCATCCCCATGGAGGAGGTAACCATCAACATATTGGACATGCCAGTACTGTTCGTCGTGATGCACCTCCTGGTCAAAAGGTTGGTCTAATTGCTGCCAGGAGAACTGGTCGTCTTCGTGGACaggctgctgctactgctgctaaGGCAGATAAGGCTTAG
- the LOC113287808 gene encoding terpene synthase 10-like yields the protein MALHLQLLTPSSPISSHIGKHDLGRRVLNFNSHVANLRFKCFSIPVNYEATVPRRSEHYQYQPTIWDYDFVESLQSSYADETYMDRMEKRKKDVRLMLEKAETPLAKLELIDTIQRLGMSYLFEEEIKRILGNIYNEEHIDSWKKDNLHATALSFRLFRQYGFQVFQDVFYDYKHARGDFQELVAEDVKGMLSLYEAAHVVSEGEQALEDAIFFTTKYLKLAISSGNNIDPNLANRISHSLEIPLHWRMQRAEAKWFIDAYEKEKDVNPLLFELAKLNFNMVQATHQADLRNMSRWWRSLGVATKLNFARDRLVESFLWSMGIAVEPQYGRCREWLTKVMNFVLIIDDIYDVYGSLEELELFTEVVERWDTKEMEKLPYYMKICFLALYNTTNEMAFETLKDQGWDILPYLTKSWTNFIKAMLVEAKWCNEGHTPSLKEYLENGWLSSSGSVFLVHAFFATKQNIRTDVLQALEDNHNLLYCASMMFRLSNDLATSSAELERGDVASSIHCYMRENNASEMDAREHVRGLIKDTWKKMNGSICDSPFDLPFINMALNLARTSLFIYQYGDGLGVEDAKSKDHVMSLIVNPVQIETHKETLVNHFAAV from the exons ATGGCACTTCACCTTCAACTCCTAACCCCTTCTTCCCCAATAAGCTCGCATATTGGTAAACACGATCTTGGTCGTCGAGTTCTCAACTTTAATTCACATGTAGCTAATTTACGTTTCAAATGTTTTTCCATCCCCGTCAATTATGAGGCAACAGTTCCTAGGCGGTCGGAACACTATCAATACCAACCCACCATTTGGGATTACGATTTTGTGGAGTCACTCCAGAGTAGCTATGCG GACGAAACTTACATGGACCGAATGGAGAAGCGGAAGAAAGACGTGAGGCTTATGCTAGAAAAGGCGGAAACACCGTTAGCCAAACTCGAGCTGATCGATACAATTCAAAGGCTCGGAATGAGTTACCTCTTTGAGGAAGAGATAAAAAGAATCTTAGGAAACATATACAATGAAGAACATATAGATAGTTGGAAGAAAGATAATTTACATGCCACTGCTCTCAGTTTTAGGCTCTTCCGGCAATACGGGTTTCAAGTCTTCCAAG ATGTCTTTTATGACTACAAACATGCAAGGGGAGATTTCCAAGAATTGGTGGCCGAGGATGTAAAGGGGATGTTAAGTTTATATGAAGCTGCACACGTAGTTTCCGAAGGGGAACAAGCCTTAGAGGACGCCATATTCTTCACAACCAAATATCTCAAACTGGCTATCTCATCAGGGAACAATATTGACCCTAACCTTGCTAATCGAATCAGCCATTCTTTAGAGATTCCATTGCATTGGAGAATGCAGAGAGCAGAAGCTAAATGGTTCATCGATGCATATGAGAAAGAGAAGGATGTGAATCCTCTTCTTTTTGAATTGGCAAAACTCAACTTTAACATGGTTCAAGCAACACATCAAGCAGATCTACGAAATATGtcgag GTGGTGGAGAAGTCTTGGTGTTGCAACCAAGTTGAATTTCGCTAGAGACCGGTTGGTTGAGAGTTTCCTATGGAGTATGGGAATAGCTGTGGAACCTCAGTATGGGCGTTGCCGGGAATGGCTTACGAAAGTTATGAATTTTGTGCTAATCATCGATGATATCTACGATGTTTATGGTTCCCTAGAAGAACTAGAGCTATTTACTGAAGTCGTCGAGAG GTGGGATACTAAAGAAATGGAGAAACTGCCCTACTATATGAAGATATGTTTCTTAGCtctatacaatacaacaaatgaAATGGCTTTTGAGACTCTTAAAGATCAGGGATGGGACATATTGCCTTACTTAACGAAATCG TGGACGAACTTTATAAAAGCGATGTTGGTAGAGGCTAAGTGGTGTAACGAGGGCCACACACCATCCCTCAAGGAGTATTTGGAGAATGGTTGGCTCTCATCTTCTGGCTCTGTATTTCTAGTCCATGCTTTCTTTGCAACAAAACAGAACATTAGAACTGATGTCTTACAAGCCCTGGAAGACAACCATAATCTTCTCTATTGTGCATCCATGATGTTTCGACTCTCCAACGACCTCGCAACTTCATCG GCGGAACTGGAAAGAGGTGATGTTGCATCATCGATACATTGTTATATGCGGGAAAATAATGCTTCGGAAATGGATGCCCGTGAGCATGTAAGAGGTTTAATCAAGGATACATGGAAGAAGATGAACGGTTCAATATGTGATTCTCCATTTGACCTTCCATTCATTAACATGGCTTTGAATCTTGCTAGAACATCgttattcatttatcaatatGGGGATGGACTTGGTGTTGAAGACGCTAAAAGCAAAGACCATGTCATGTCTTTGATAGTTAATCCGGTTCAAATTGAAACCCATAAAGAAACCTTGGTCAATCATTTCGCTGCTGTATAA